The following are from one region of the Paracoccus sp. S3-43 genome:
- a CDS encoding S-(hydroxymethyl)glutathione dehydrogenase/class III alcohol dehydrogenase, producing MKTRAAIAWEPNRPLEIEEIDLEGPKDGEVLVRIVTTSLCHTDMFTLSGADPEGLFPAILGHEGVGIVEEIGRGVTSVKPGDHVIPLYIPEDPNCPYIKSGKTNLCQTIRETQGRGVMPDGTSRFSYKGKMIHHYMGTSTFSEYTVLPEISVAKISTEAPLAKASVMGCAIPTGMGAVRNTAKVQPGSTVAVFGLGAVGMAVIQGAKMVGASRIIGIDTNPNKFPLARGLGATDCIDPKDFQQPIHQVIVDMTNGGVDYSFECIGNVNVMRSALEACHKGWGECTVIGVAGAGEEIATRPFQLVTGRVWRGSAFGGVRGRSQLPGMVDEWLRGDFSVDPYITHNMTHDQINTAFDLLHAGESIRSVIHYQPQDTMRVNSLPGKIVPA from the coding sequence ATGAAAACCCGCGCCGCCATCGCATGGGAACCGAACCGCCCCCTAGAAATCGAGGAAATCGACCTCGAAGGCCCCAAGGACGGCGAGGTTCTGGTCCGCATCGTTACCACCAGCCTGTGTCATACCGACATGTTCACCCTGTCGGGCGCCGATCCCGAAGGGCTGTTCCCGGCCATCCTGGGCCATGAGGGCGTCGGCATCGTCGAGGAAATCGGCCGGGGCGTCACCTCGGTCAAGCCGGGCGATCATGTCATCCCGCTGTATATCCCCGAGGATCCGAACTGCCCCTATATCAAGTCCGGCAAGACCAACCTGTGCCAGACCATCCGCGAAACGCAGGGGCGCGGCGTGATGCCCGACGGCACCTCGCGCTTTTCCTACAAGGGCAAGATGATCCACCACTATATGGGCACCAGCACCTTCAGCGAATATACGGTGCTGCCCGAGATCTCGGTGGCGAAGATCTCGACCGAGGCGCCCTTGGCCAAGGCCAGCGTCATGGGCTGCGCCATCCCGACCGGCATGGGCGCGGTGCGCAACACCGCCAAGGTCCAGCCCGGTTCCACGGTCGCGGTCTTCGGCCTTGGCGCGGTCGGCATGGCGGTGATCCAGGGGGCGAAGATGGTCGGCGCCAGCCGCATCATCGGCATCGACACCAACCCCAACAAGTTCCCGCTGGCCCGCGGCCTGGGCGCGACCGACTGCATCGACCCCAAGGATTTCCAGCAGCCGATCCATCAGGTCATCGTCGACATGACCAATGGCGGGGTGGACTATTCCTTCGAATGCATCGGCAACGTCAATGTCATGCGCTCGGCCCTGGAAGCCTGCCACAAGGGCTGGGGCGAATGCACCGTGATCGGCGTCGCCGGCGCGGGCGAGGAGATCGCCACCCGTCCCTTCCAGCTTGTCACGGGCCGGGTCTGGCGCGGTTCGGCCTTTGGCGGCGTCAGGGGGCGCAGCCAACTGCCCGGCATGGTGGACGAATGGTTGCGGGGCGATTTCAGCGTCGATCCCTATATCACCCACAACATGACGCACGATCAGATCAACACCGCCTTCGATCTGCTGCACGCGGGTGAATCGATCCGTTCGGTCATCCATTACCAGCCGCAGGACACGATGCGGGTCAACAGCCTGCCCGGCAAGATCGTCCCGGCCTGA
- a CDS encoding GTP-binding protein codes for MARRNEQSAIPVFLLTGFLGAGKTTLLNRILENPAFRDTAVIINEFGLVPVDHDLVREGREHPVVTTTGCICCTVGSDLRSSLDELLVMRRKGGLPPFSRIIVETTGLADPAPLINSLIPGGLPALSLRDHAVARAFHLSGVITVVDVQGIGDVLDAHPESLKQIAFADHAVLTRTDLAPAGDWPARLAAINPALRIQDAAAPDFDMAALLAPGSYSAFGKGEGVADWLAAEGTHDHGHGGHFHNLNRHGNVLAIPLLRDDPVDGRALRQLLARLTQTPGNGLLRIKGLVALQDDPSSPAVVHAVQHRLYPIERLDGWPNGEASSRLVLIGTNLDEDALRREFAALSGKPQPFLTMAFEAFRRGAAS; via the coding sequence ATGGCACGACGAAATGAACAATCCGCGATCCCGGTCTTTCTGCTGACCGGCTTTCTGGGCGCGGGCAAGACCACCCTGCTGAACCGCATCCTTGAAAATCCGGCCTTTCGCGACACGGCGGTGATCATCAACGAATTCGGTCTGGTCCCGGTCGATCACGACCTGGTGCGAGAGGGCAGGGAGCACCCGGTGGTGACCACCACCGGCTGCATCTGCTGCACCGTGGGCAGCGATCTGCGATCCTCGCTGGACGAGCTTCTGGTGATGCGGCGAAAGGGCGGCCTGCCGCCCTTTTCGCGCATCATCGTCGAGACGACCGGCCTTGCCGATCCGGCGCCCCTGATCAACAGCCTGATCCCCGGCGGCCTGCCCGCCCTGTCGCTTCGCGACCATGCGGTGGCGCGCGCCTTCCACCTGTCGGGGGTGATCACGGTCGTCGATGTCCAAGGGATCGGCGACGTGCTTGACGCCCATCCCGAAAGCCTGAAGCAGATCGCCTTTGCCGACCATGCCGTGCTGACCCGCACCGATCTGGCCCCGGCGGGCGACTGGCCCGCGCGGCTGGCCGCGATCAACCCCGCGCTGCGGATCCAGGATGCCGCCGCCCCGGATTTCGATATGGCGGCCCTGCTGGCGCCCGGCAGCTATTCCGCCTTTGGCAAGGGCGAGGGCGTGGCCGACTGGCTGGCGGCCGAGGGGACGCACGATCACGGCCATGGGGGCCATTTCCACAACCTCAACCGCCACGGCAACGTGCTGGCGATCCCGCTTCTGCGCGACGATCCGGTCGATGGGCGCGCCCTGCGGCAGCTCCTGGCGCGGCTGACCCAGACGCCGGGGAACGGCCTGCTGCGGATCAAGGGCCTGGTCGCGCTTCAGGACGATCCGTCGTCCCCGGCGGTCGTCCATGCCGTGCAGCACCGGCTTTATCCCATCGAGCGGCTGGATGGCTGGCCGAATGGCGAGGCGTCCAGCCGCCTGGTCCTGATCGGCACCAACCTGGACGAGGACGCGCTTCGCCGCGAATTCGCCGCCCTATCGGGCAAGCCGCAACCGTTTCTGACCATGGCGTTCGAGGCGTTCAGGCGCGGCGCCGCAAGCTGA
- a CDS encoding DUF1826 domain-containing protein, translating to MSRTDIASPPAPAEALRLLESASGLALQQIAQPGIGAAVWRRDRAPAFAEWVETISPGHLPALRALVDFRAVENCIHAACDLSGLPAGPMRDLLASDIAALALMFARIMRNPLMHIRFEAVTTNACRKFHVDQIPARLLCTYRGPGTQFGLKDDSGEVALAGEMRTGDVAVLRGALWPGKEATRLLHRSPPIEGTGDVRLFLALDPAVDTAGARRLH from the coding sequence ATGTCAAGGACCGATATCGCAAGCCCGCCCGCACCCGCCGAGGCCCTGCGGCTTCTGGAATCCGCCAGCGGGCTTGCCCTGCAACAGATCGCGCAGCCGGGCATCGGCGCGGCGGTCTGGCGGCGCGACCGCGCGCCCGCCTTCGCGGAATGGGTCGAGACCATTTCGCCCGGACACCTGCCCGCCCTGCGTGCCCTTGTGGATTTCCGGGCGGTCGAGAACTGCATCCATGCCGCCTGCGACCTGTCCGGCCTGCCTGCCGGACCGATGCGCGATCTGCTGGCCAGCGACATCGCGGCGCTGGCGCTGATGTTCGCCCGGATCATGCGAAATCCGCTGATGCATATCCGCTTCGAAGCCGTGACGACGAATGCCTGCCGCAAGTTCCATGTGGATCAGATCCCCGCGCGCCTGCTCTGCACCTACCGGGGACCGGGCACGCAATTCGGGCTGAAAGACGACAGCGGCGAGGTTGCCTTGGCCGGAGAGATGCGGACCGGAGACGTCGCGGTGCTGCGCGGCGCGCTTTGGCCCGGCAAGGAGGCCACACGGCTGCTGCACCGTTCCCCGCCCATTGAGGGGACCGGGGACGTGCGCTTGTTCCTGGCGCTCGATCCCGCCGTGGACACCGCCGGGGCACGGAGGCTGCATTGA
- a CDS encoding GTP-binding protein has protein sequence MTILNGFLGAGKTTLLQSLLVQARGMPHLRIGVIVNEMSELDVDGAILDTSEVISRRDPRFAAIPAGSISGTRGLDHFARAVGQVTGQGRATHILIETSGSTHPWPLLQAIEAHPGLRLHGFLSVVDTLTLARDHDLGRAIRPAASRNLASGRRGIENLLAEQIMFASRILLGKMDKVTGETLRAVAEAIHPINPFADIMGMQWGNVRLADVLALPPYDHARVATLGAELTDWDKAHGTRSMSGPESYRIDSRVIADPRPFHPRRLWQVYNHSLGIGIYRSKGFFWLPSRDRLQLLWNQTAGSIGLEIVNYWKIAALEDESLNLLPQERADMRQRLAGMSPEFGDRRCRLTVIGDRDGLDDFVAAVRDCFCTPDEIAAWKAGAAFDDPWPSTVASLSQG, from the coding sequence GTGACGATCCTCAACGGGTTTCTGGGCGCGGGAAAGACCACGCTGCTGCAAAGCCTGCTGGTTCAGGCCAGGGGAATGCCGCACCTGCGGATCGGCGTGATCGTCAACGAGATGAGCGAACTGGACGTCGATGGCGCGATCCTCGACACGTCCGAGGTGATCTCGCGCCGCGATCCGCGCTTTGCGGCCATTCCCGCAGGCAGCATCAGCGGCACGCGGGGACTGGACCATTTTGCCCGCGCGGTGGGCCAGGTGACGGGCCAGGGCCGCGCCACGCATATCCTCATCGAGACCTCGGGCAGCACCCATCCCTGGCCGCTGTTGCAGGCGATCGAGGCGCATCCCGGCCTGCGGCTGCACGGCTTCCTGTCGGTCGTGGATACGCTGACGCTGGCGCGGGACCACGATCTTGGCCGCGCCATCCGGCCCGCCGCCTCGCGGAACCTTGCATCCGGGCGGCGCGGGATCGAGAACCTGCTGGCCGAACAGATCATGTTCGCCAGCCGCATCCTGCTGGGCAAGATGGACAAGGTGACCGGCGAAACCCTGCGCGCCGTGGCCGAGGCCATCCATCCGATCAACCCCTTTGCCGACATCATGGGGATGCAATGGGGCAATGTCCGGCTGGCGGATGTGCTGGCGCTGCCGCCCTATGACCATGCGCGGGTCGCTACCCTTGGGGCCGAACTGACCGATTGGGACAAGGCCCATGGCACCCGGTCGATGTCCGGGCCGGAAAGCTATCGGATCGACAGCAGGGTGATCGCGGATCCCCGGCCCTTCCATCCGCGACGCCTGTGGCAGGTTTACAACCATTCCCTTGGCATCGGCATCTATCGCAGCAAGGGTTTCTTCTGGCTGCCGTCCCGCGACCGGTTGCAGCTGTTGTGGAACCAGACGGCGGGCAGCATCGGGCTGGAAATCGTCAACTACTGGAAGATCGCGGCCCTGGAGGACGAAAGCCTGAACCTGCTGCCCCAGGAACGCGCGGACATGCGGCAGCGGCTGGCCGGCATGTCGCCCGAATTCGGCGACCGCCGCTGCCGGCTGACGGTGATCGGCGACCGCGACGGGCTGGATGATTTCGTCGCCGCCGTGCGGGACTGTTTCTGCACGCCGGACGAGATCGCGGCCTGGAAAGCGGGCGCGGCCTTCGATGACCCCTGGCCCTCGACGGTGGCCAGCCTGTCGCAGGGCTGA
- a CDS encoding GTP-binding protein: protein MPISQQSRDKRLPVTVLSGFLGAGKTTLLNHILNNREGRRVAVIVNDMSEVNIDADLVRDGAELNRAEEKLVEMTNGCICCTLRDDLLQGVRKLAEEGRFDYLLIEGTGIAEPLPVAATFDFRDENGDSLSDVARLDTMVTVVDAINLTNDFASDDFIAERGESLGEEDERTLVDLLTDQIEFADVVVLNKATDAGPERLDRARKIVRALNPDARLIETDFGRVEATAIFDTGLFDFDKAHLHPMWAKELYGFQDHVPETEEYGISSFVYRARRPFHPRKIHDLFNGDLPGVIRAKGHFWIASRPNWAVEFSLAGVVSSVRPLGGWWVSVPRERWPTHPDALNEVRKVWEEPWGDRRQELVFIGSGMDKDALIARLDAALVDAWDFTPQAWANLPDPFPQWGQRRVA, encoded by the coding sequence ATGCCGATCAGCCAGCAAAGCCGCGACAAGCGCTTGCCCGTCACCGTCCTGTCCGGCTTCCTGGGAGCCGGAAAGACCACGCTTCTGAATCACATCCTCAACAATCGCGAAGGCCGTCGCGTCGCCGTCATCGTCAATGACATGTCCGAGGTCAATATCGACGCCGATCTGGTGCGCGACGGGGCGGAACTGAACCGGGCCGAGGAAAAGCTGGTCGAGATGACCAATGGCTGCATCTGCTGCACGCTGCGCGACGACCTGCTGCAAGGGGTGCGCAAGCTTGCCGAGGAAGGGCGCTTCGACTATCTGCTGATCGAAGGCACCGGCATCGCCGAGCCTCTGCCCGTCGCCGCGACCTTCGATTTCCGCGACGAGAACGGCGACAGCCTGTCGGATGTCGCGCGGCTGGACACGATGGTCACGGTGGTCGATGCGATCAACCTGACGAACGATTTCGCCAGCGACGACTTTATCGCCGAGCGTGGCGAGAGCCTGGGCGAAGAGGACGAACGCACCCTGGTCGACCTGCTGACCGACCAGATCGAATTCGCCGATGTCGTGGTGCTGAACAAGGCCACCGATGCCGGACCCGAGCGGCTGGACAGGGCGCGCAAGATCGTGCGGGCGCTGAACCCGGACGCCAGGCTGATCGAGACGGATTTCGGGCGTGTCGAGGCCACGGCGATCTTCGACACCGGCCTGTTCGATTTCGACAAGGCGCATCTGCATCCGATGTGGGCCAAGGAACTGTATGGATTTCAGGACCATGTGCCGGAAACCGAGGAATACGGCATCTCGTCCTTCGTCTATCGTGCCCGCAGGCCGTTCCATCCCCGCAAGATCCACGACCTGTTCAACGGCGACCTGCCCGGCGTGATCCGCGCCAAGGGGCATTTCTGGATCGCCAGCCGCCCCAACTGGGCGGTCGAGTTCAGCCTGGCGGGCGTCGTCTCGTCGGTCAGGCCCCTGGGCGGCTGGTGGGTGTCGGTGCCGCGCGAACGCTGGCCGACCCATCCCGATGCGCTGAACGAGGTGCGAAAGGTCTGGGAAGAACCCTGGGGCGACCGGCGCCAGGAACTGGTGTTCATCGGCTCGGGCATGGACAAGGACGCGCTGATCGCAAGGCTCGATGCGGCCCTGGTCGATGCCTGGGACTTTACCCCGCAGGCCTGGGCGAACCTGCCCGATCCCTTCCCGCAATGGGGGCAGCGCCGGGTCGCCTGA
- a CDS encoding GlxA family transcriptional regulator: MTGSERQGVPGRESHRVHIVIYPGFKSMEAVGPINVLSYANRHLAARGDPRRYDIVLAAPEPGMIPSDTPISLEAVAGLPEDGSLATVMIAGAVEIEAVLARETGLVDWCRRRAFDAERFAALCSGSFFLAAAGLLDRRRAATHWSVADLLRRRFPHVRVDADAIFVQDGSLWTSAGVTAAIDLALAFVEQDFGRDLALAVARDLVIYLKRPGGQSQFSAALTSQMSGPPGMRDIQAWLLASLDQPLRIPDMAARAGMSPRNFTRLFTAELGTSPASYLERARCERAKALLLDSELPMKAIAFRCGFTSDEQLRKAFLRRFSLTPRDYRDRFRTTRQA, translated from the coding sequence ATGACAGGATCGGAACGGCAGGGGGTGCCCGGCAGGGAAAGCCACCGCGTGCATATCGTCATCTATCCCGGTTTCAAGTCGATGGAGGCCGTCGGCCCGATCAATGTGCTGAGCTATGCCAACCGCCATCTGGCCGCGCGCGGCGATCCGCGCCGCTACGACATCGTCCTGGCCGCGCCCGAACCCGGCATGATCCCCTCGGACACGCCGATCTCGCTGGAGGCCGTTGCCGGATTGCCGGAGGACGGATCGCTGGCCACGGTGATGATCGCCGGGGCGGTGGAGATCGAGGCGGTGCTGGCGCGCGAGACCGGGCTGGTGGACTGGTGCCGCAGGCGGGCCTTTGACGCCGAACGCTTTGCCGCGCTGTGCTCGGGGTCGTTCTTCCTGGCGGCGGCGGGGCTTCTGGACCGGCGCCGGGCGGCGACGCATTGGAGCGTGGCGGACCTGCTGCGGCGGCGCTTTCCCCATGTCCGCGTCGATGCCGACGCGATCTTCGTGCAGGACGGCAGCCTGTGGACCTCGGCCGGGGTGACGGCGGCGATCGACCTGGCGCTGGCCTTCGTCGAGCAGGATTTCGGCCGCGACCTGGCGCTGGCCGTGGCGCGCGATCTGGTGATCTATCTCAAGCGTCCGGGCGGGCAGTCGCAGTTCAGCGCCGCCCTGACCAGCCAGATGAGCGGCCCGCCGGGGATGCGCGACATCCAGGCCTGGCTGCTGGCCAGCCTGGACCAGCCGCTGCGCATCCCCGACATGGCCGCCCGCGCCGGGATGAGCCCGCGCAACTTCACCCGCCTGTTCACCGCCGAACTGGGCACCAGCCCGGCCAGCTATCTGGAACGGGCGCGCTGCGAACGCGCCAAGGCGCTGCTGCTGGACAGCGAGCTGCCGATGAAGGCCATAGCCTTCCGCTGCGGCTTCACCTCGGACGAGCAGTTGCGCAAGGCGTTCCTGCGCCGCTTTTCGCTGACGCCGCGCGACTATCGCGACCGCTTCAGAACCACGCGGCAGGCGTGA
- a CDS encoding DUF6525 family protein, whose protein sequence is MTRSNLATSLRRRYRASSIAQYDRLPPELRHWLAQAVLPWSPQSVLRLWQRLIRDARGDTAIVLQRLDLAEQRMLAKDRPRVWGDTDPADPCFQNQGRKMGQTKRAGT, encoded by the coding sequence TTGACGCGCAGCAATCTGGCCACCTCTCTGCGCCGTCGCTACAGGGCGTCGTCGATCGCGCAATATGACCGCTTGCCCCCGGAACTGCGCCACTGGCTTGCGCAGGCGGTGCTGCCGTGGAGTCCGCAGTCCGTCCTGCGGCTGTGGCAGCGCCTGATCCGGGACGCCCGCGGCGATACGGCGATCGTGCTGCAAAGACTTGATCTTGCGGAACAGCGGATGCTGGCGAAGGATCGGCCCCGTGTCTGGGGCGATACCGATCCTGCCGACCCCTGCTTTCAGAACCAGGGCAGGAAAATGGGGCAGACAAAGAGGGCAGGGACCTGA
- a CDS encoding class I SAM-dependent methyltransferase, giving the protein MAGNQDILDLLDKWDRQQEGYIEQREERFGVMFEILAACFGDGFTVIDAACGPGSLSQRLLERFPAAHVVAVDADVMLLDMARVALEPHRDRLRVIEADLARPDWAAKVLDAARAMGAAPPVALVSTTALHWLTPGELAEFYGAAGELLPSGGIVMNGDHMRFDARWPTLRSIAQTIRQRIEQAAVKSGEDDWATWWQRAERIPRLAPLKAQRDAFYAARPPKRAGSGEDCPVDFHIAALRHAGFAEVGTAWQMLDNYVVFGRRP; this is encoded by the coding sequence ATGGCAGGCAATCAGGACATCCTGGACCTTCTGGACAAATGGGACCGCCAGCAGGAAGGCTATATCGAGCAGCGCGAAGAACGCTTCGGCGTGATGTTCGAGATCCTGGCCGCATGTTTCGGCGACGGTTTCACGGTCATCGACGCCGCCTGCGGACCCGGATCGCTGAGCCAGCGGCTGTTGGAACGCTTTCCCGCCGCCCATGTGGTCGCGGTGGATGCCGATGTCATGCTGCTGGACATGGCGCGGGTGGCGCTTGAACCGCATCGGGACCGCCTGCGCGTCATCGAGGCCGATCTTGCCCGGCCGGACTGGGCCGCAAAGGTGCTGGATGCCGCGCGCGCGATGGGGGCCGCGCCGCCGGTCGCCCTGGTCTCGACCACCGCGCTTCACTGGCTGACACCGGGAGAGCTGGCCGAATTCTATGGCGCGGCCGGAGAGCTGCTGCCATCGGGCGGCATCGTCATGAACGGCGACCATATGCGCTTTGACGCCCGCTGGCCGACCCTGCGGTCCATCGCCCAGACGATAAGGCAGCGCATCGAACAAGCGGCGGTCAAAAGCGGCGAGGACGACTGGGCGACGTGGTGGCAGCGTGCGGAACGCATCCCCCGACTGGCCCCGCTGAAGGCGCAACGGGACGCCTTCTACGCCGCCCGGCCCCCCAAGCGCGCCGGCAGCGGCGAGGATTGCCCGGTGGATTTCCACATCGCCGCCCTGCGCCATGCCGGATTTGCCGAGGTCGGAACCGCCTGGCAGATGCTGGACAATTACGTCGTCTTCGGACGGCGGCCCTGA
- the hisI gene encoding phosphoribosyl-AMP cyclohydrolase, which translates to MSIFSPRLTVEQVEESHDLAPKFGPDGLIPVVTTDAATGEVLMMGAMNAQALTLSIQTGEAHYWSRARQCLWHKGASSGLVQKIVEMRIDDDQDAIWLRVEIAGGASCHVGYRSCFYRAVPLGGDQQPRLAFTEGEKVFDPVAVYGDAPNPTQL; encoded by the coding sequence ATGTCCATCTTTTCCCCCCGCCTCACCGTCGAACAGGTCGAGGAAAGCCACGATCTTGCCCCGAAATTCGGACCCGACGGGCTGATCCCGGTCGTCACCACCGATGCCGCGACCGGCGAGGTGCTGATGATGGGCGCCATGAACGCCCAGGCGCTGACGCTGAGCATCCAGACCGGCGAGGCGCATTACTGGAGCCGGGCGCGCCAATGCCTCTGGCACAAGGGGGCAAGCAGCGGCCTGGTCCAGAAGATCGTCGAGATGCGCATCGACGACGATCAGGACGCGATCTGGCTGCGGGTCGAGATCGCGGGCGGCGCAAGCTGCCATGTCGGCTATCGTTCCTGCTTCTATCGCGCGGTGCCGCTGGGCGGGGACCAGCAGCCGAGGCTTGCCTTCACGGAAGGGGAAAAGGTCTTCGATCCCGTCGCGGTCTATGGCGATGCCCCCAATCCGACACAGCTTTGA
- a CDS encoding NAD(P)/FAD-dependent oxidoreductase — MKHDVIVVGGSYAGMAAALQLVRARRSVLIVDAGQRRNRFASHSHGFLGQDGVDPAVIWDTAREQLLRYPTLTWVEATATKAEGRKDDFHVALEDGARHGGRRLLFATGVRDILPDIPGLAERWGKSVFLCPYCHGYELDRGRIGVLATGPMALHQAQFLPEWGQVTLFTNGAVTPDADVLADLAARGVGVEDTPVARLEGEAEVVLTDGRRLSFAGLFTAARNVPATPLAEDLGCEQEETPFGSQIRTDAMKETTVPGAFACGDAARVPHSVSLAVGDGAWAGAQLHRSLVF, encoded by the coding sequence ATGAAACATGACGTTATCGTCGTCGGCGGCAGCTATGCCGGGATGGCCGCGGCCCTGCAACTCGTCCGCGCGCGGCGTTCGGTTCTGATCGTCGATGCGGGCCAGCGTCGCAACCGCTTTGCCAGCCATTCCCATGGCTTCCTTGGCCAGGACGGCGTGGACCCGGCCGTGATCTGGGACACGGCGCGTGAACAGTTGCTGCGCTATCCGACGCTGACCTGGGTCGAGGCGACCGCCACCAAGGCCGAGGGCCGGAAGGACGATTTCCATGTCGCCCTGGAAGACGGTGCCCGCCACGGGGGCAGGCGCCTGCTGTTCGCCACCGGCGTCCGCGACATCCTGCCCGACATTCCGGGGCTGGCGGAACGCTGGGGGAAAAGCGTGTTCCTTTGCCCCTATTGCCACGGCTACGAACTGGACCGGGGCCGGATCGGGGTGCTGGCGACCGGGCCGATGGCGCTGCATCAGGCGCAGTTTCTGCCCGAATGGGGCCAGGTCACGCTGTTCACCAATGGTGCGGTGACCCCCGATGCGGACGTGCTGGCCGATCTGGCGGCGCGCGGCGTCGGCGTCGAGGATACCCCCGTCGCGCGGCTGGAGGGCGAGGCCGAGGTGGTGCTGACCGACGGGCGGCGGCTGTCCTTCGCCGGGCTGTTCACCGCCGCCCGCAATGTCCCGGCGACGCCCCTGGCCGAAGACCTCGGCTGCGAGCAGGAGGAAACCCCCTTCGGCAGCCAGATCCGCACCGATGCGATGAAAGAGACCACGGTGCCCGGCGCCTTCGCCTGCGGCGATGCGGCGCGGGTGCCGCATTCCGTCTCGCTTGCGGTGGGGGACGGGGCCTGGGCCGGGGCGCAGCTGCATCGGTCGCTGGTGTTCTGA
- a CDS encoding VOC family protein, whose product MFSHIILGARDLDRQTAFYDAVLPHLGLVRQPAEPDGGPAGNCWTQPGRDWPQFWVQLPWDGRPATCGNGTQVSFRAETRKAVDAAWTAALAAGGQDEGAPGLRPHYAPDYYGAYCRDPEGNKLCILHMDAFAPRPRPQPETPVSGL is encoded by the coding sequence ATGTTCAGCCATATCATCCTGGGCGCCCGTGACCTGGACCGGCAGACGGCCTTCTACGATGCCGTCCTGCCGCATCTGGGGCTTGTCCGCCAGCCGGCCGAACCCGATGGCGGCCCGGCGGGCAATTGCTGGACGCAGCCGGGCCGGGACTGGCCGCAATTCTGGGTGCAGCTGCCCTGGGACGGGCGCCCGGCCACCTGCGGCAACGGAACGCAGGTCAGTTTCCGCGCCGAAACCCGCAAGGCCGTCGATGCCGCCTGGACCGCCGCCCTTGCCGCGGGCGGGCAGGACGAGGGCGCGCCGGGGCTGCGTCCCCATTACGCCCCCGACTATTACGGTGCCTATTGCCGCGACCCCGAGGGGAACAAGCTGTGCATCCTGCACATGGACGCCTTCGCCCCACGGCCCCGGCCGCAGCCCGAAACGCCGGTTTCCGGCCTGTGA
- the cysS gene encoding cysteine--tRNA ligase → MTLFLFNSLGGEKQPFVPLNPREVRMYVCGPTVYDYAHIGNARPAVVFDVLARVLERRFGRVLYARNITDVDDKINAAAAQAGLPIAAISARFTAAYHADMAALGVRPPTIEPKVTDHIPQIIALIGRLLEKGNAYQAQGHVLFHVPSFPEYGMLSRRKRSEMIAGARVEVAPFKRDPADFVLWKPSDGAQPGWDSPWGRGRPGWHIECSAMIDHHLGNPIDIHGGGIDLQFPHHENEIAQGTRARFWLHNGFVTVDGRKMSKSLGNVLLMRDLLDQAPGEAVRLALLSAHYRQPLGWTDQTLPQAVRTLSRLYSAIGEGPGDVRLSADSPLLQRFRAALEDDLNTPAALAELFALAEATRRTDLALRPRYIAALVEAGAELGLLQQTEEGWRAALSACIPAGGDPGDIDALLQDRAAARARGDFVTADRLRDTLLDLGVLVEDQPAAERSL, encoded by the coding sequence ATGACCCTTTTCCTGTTCAACAGCCTTGGCGGCGAAAAGCAGCCCTTCGTCCCGCTGAACCCGCGCGAGGTCCGCATGTATGTCTGCGGGCCGACGGTCTATGATTACGCCCATATCGGCAACGCGCGCCCGGCCGTCGTCTTCGACGTGCTGGCGCGTGTGCTGGAGCGGCGCTTCGGCCGCGTCCTCTATGCCCGCAACATCACCGACGTGGATGATAAGATCAACGCGGCGGCGGCCCAGGCGGGGCTGCCCATCGCGGCCATTTCGGCGCGCTTCACCGCCGCCTATCACGCCGACATGGCCGCGCTTGGCGTGCGCCCCCCGACCATCGAGCCGAAGGTCACGGACCATATCCCGCAGATCATCGCCCTGATCGGGCGGCTGCTGGAGAAGGGCAACGCCTATCAGGCGCAGGGCCATGTGCTGTTCCATGTGCCGTCCTTTCCCGAATACGGGATGCTTTCGCGCCGCAAGCGGTCCGAGATGATCGCGGGCGCGCGGGTCGAGGTCGCGCCCTTCAAGCGCGATCCGGCGGATTTCGTGCTGTGGAAGCCCTCGGATGGGGCGCAGCCGGGATGGGACAGCCCCTGGGGCAGGGGGCGGCCCGGCTGGCATATCGAATGCTCGGCCATGATCGACCATCACCTGGGCAATCCCATCGACATCCATGGCGGCGGGATCGACCTGCAATTCCCCCATCATGAAAACGAGATCGCCCAGGGCACCCGCGCCCGGTTCTGGCTGCACAACGGCTTTGTCACCGTGGACGGGCGCAAGATGTCGAAGTCGCTGGGCAATGTGCTGCTGATGCGCGACCTGCTGGACCAGGCGCCGGGCGAGGCGGTGCGCCTGGCGCTGCTGTCGGCGCATTACCGCCAGCCGCTGGGCTGGACCGACCAGACGCTGCCGCAGGCGGTCAGGACGCTGTCGCGGCTCTATTCCGCCATCGGCGAGGGGCCGGGCGACGTCCGGCTCAGCGCCGACAGCCCGCTGCTGCAACGGTTCCGCGCCGCGTTGGAGGACGACCTGAACACCCCGGCGGCCCTGGCGGAACTGTTCGCCCTGGCCGAGGCGACCCGCAGGACGGATCTCGCTCTGCGGCCCCGCTATATCGCCGCCCTGGTCGAGGCCGGGGCGGAACTGGGCCTGCTGCAACAGACCGAGGAGGGATGGCGGGCCGCGCTGTCCGCCTGCATTCCGGCCGGGGGCGACCCCGGCGACATCGACGCGCTGCTTCAGGACCGCGCCGCAGCACGGGCGCGGGGCGACTTCGTCACCGCGGACCGGCTGCGCGACACGCTGCTGGATCTGGGCGTGCTGGTCGAGGACCAGCCGGCCGCGGAACGCAGCCTGTAA